One region of Microcoleus sp. FACHB-68 genomic DNA includes:
- a CDS encoding Uma2 family endonuclease produces the protein MIQAPSKPITLDEFLKIPATKPAGEYINGQIVQKPMPQGKHSTIQTELSSAINAILKPKRIARAFSELRCTFGGRSTVPDISVFVWNRIPRDENGEIANTFSIAPDWTIEILSPDQSQTKVTKNILHCLKYETQMGWLIDPDEQTVFVYCPTQQIEVFDELEVQLPMPAFASELQLTVGELFGWLLE, from the coding sequence ATGATACAGGCACCCTCTAAACCCATCACACTAGACGAGTTTCTGAAAATACCGGCAACTAAACCGGCTGGTGAGTATATAAACGGTCAAATTGTTCAGAAACCGATGCCACAGGGGAAACACAGCACAATTCAGACTGAACTTTCTAGTGCTATCAATGCAATCCTTAAGCCTAAACGGATTGCTAGAGCATTCTCAGAATTGCGCTGCACCTTTGGTGGACGATCAACCGTACCCGATATTTCGGTCTTTGTCTGGAATAGAATTCCTCGTGATGAGAATGGGGAAATTGCTAATACTTTCTCGATAGCTCCAGATTGGACAATAGAAATATTATCACCCGATCAAAGCCAAACAAAAGTTACAAAGAATATTCTGCATTGCCTGAAATATGAGACTCAAATGGGTTGGCTGATTGATCCAGATGAGCAAACAGTATTTGTTTATTGTCCGACGCAGCAAATAGAGGTATTTGATGAATTAGAGGTTCAGTTGCCGATGCCGGCTTTCGCAAGTGAGTTACAACTTACAGTAGGAGAATTGTTTGGCTGGCTATTGGAATGA
- a CDS encoding type II toxin-antitoxin system RelE/ParE family toxin, translated as MKYRLEISIVAEAEADNAFLWMSQLTSPERASLWYKGLLKTIESLSEMPKRCPLARENEYFSQEIRQLLYGQGRNLYRILFTIVEGKEAATVRILHIRHAAQQTLGRNEEESGET; from the coding sequence ATGAAATATCGCCTTGAAATTTCAATTGTGGCAGAGGCAGAAGCAGACAATGCGTTCTTATGGATGTCTCAACTTACCTCTCCCGAAAGGGCAAGTCTGTGGTATAAGGGTTTGCTCAAAACAATAGAGTCTCTATCGGAAATGCCAAAGCGCTGTCCTTTGGCAAGAGAAAACGAATACTTCAGCCAAGAAATTCGCCAACTTCTCTACGGTCAAGGACGCAATTTATATCGTATCCTTTTCACAATCGTGGAGGGCAAAGAGGCAGCTACCGTTCGCATTCTTCATATCCGACACGCCGCACAGCAGACACTCGGTAGAAACGAGGAGGAATCTGGCGAAACTTAA
- a CDS encoding 50S ribosome-binding GTPase has protein sequence MRLLPIDEAAQTATKWFSVSDERVAEILAAVRAELPTTEALLIGKPQAGKSSIVRGLTGVSAEIVGQGFRPHTQNTQRYAYPSNDLPLLIFTDTVGLGDVNQDTQVLVRELVGDLQHKSRRASVLILTVKINDFATDTLRQIATGLRRQYPDIPCLLVVTCLHELYPAGTADHPAYPPDYTEVNRAFAAIKQAFTGLYNGAVLIDFTLEEDGYTPVFYGLEALRDSLAELLPEAEASAIYQLLDQEAGEQIGNLYRDTARRYILPFSIMAAAVEAVPLPFASMPVLTALQVSMVGLLGKLYGQTLTPSQAGGVVSTIAGGFLAQAIGREVVKFLPGFGSVIAASWAAAYTFSLGEGACVYFGDLMGGKKPDPKKIQSVMRESFKSAQERFKGIKQ, from the coding sequence ATGCGACTTTTACCCATAGATGAAGCCGCACAGACGGCGACGAAATGGTTTAGTGTCAGTGATGAGCGGGTGGCAGAGATTTTGGCGGCGGTTCGCGCCGAATTGCCCACAACGGAAGCGCTTTTGATCGGGAAGCCTCAAGCGGGGAAAAGCTCGATTGTGCGGGGGCTAACCGGCGTGTCTGCTGAGATTGTGGGGCAGGGATTTCGCCCTCACACGCAGAACACGCAACGCTATGCTTATCCGTCTAATGACCTGCCGTTATTGATTTTTACCGATACGGTGGGGCTGGGAGATGTCAATCAGGACACTCAAGTGCTGGTTCGAGAATTGGTTGGCGATCTGCAACACAAGAGTCGCCGCGCCAGTGTTTTGATTTTGACAGTTAAAATTAATGATTTTGCAACGGATACTTTACGGCAAATTGCGACTGGGTTGCGCCGGCAGTATCCCGATATTCCCTGTTTGCTGGTGGTGACGTGCTTGCATGAGCTTTACCCTGCCGGCACAGCGGATCATCCTGCTTACCCACCCGACTATACGGAAGTTAACCGAGCGTTTGCGGCAATAAAGCAAGCCTTTACCGGACTGTACAACGGCGCTGTTCTCATTGACTTCACCCTGGAAGAAGACGGCTACACGCCGGTATTTTATGGCTTAGAGGCGCTGCGGGATTCTCTGGCAGAGTTGCTACCAGAAGCAGAAGCAAGTGCGATTTATCAGTTACTGGATCAGGAAGCCGGTGAGCAAATTGGCAACCTTTATCGGGATACTGCACGCCGCTACATTTTGCCATTTTCAATCATGGCAGCTGCGGTCGAGGCGGTGCCGTTGCCATTTGCGAGTATGCCGGTGTTGACTGCCTTGCAAGTGTCTATGGTGGGGCTACTGGGGAAATTGTACGGGCAGACGCTAACCCCATCGCAGGCAGGGGGTGTTGTCAGTACGATTGCCGGCGGCTTTCTAGCGCAGGCAATTGGGCGGGAAGTCGTCAAATTTTTACCGGGGTTTGGCAGTGTAATTGCGGCTTCTTGGGCTGCTGCTTATACTTTCTCGTTGGGTGAGGGTGCGTGTGTTTATTTTGGTGATTTAATGGGAGGCAAGAAGCCCGATCCTAAGAAAATTCAGTCTGTCATGCGAGAGTCGTTTAAGTCAGCGCAAGAACGGTTTAAGGGAATCAAACAGTGA